The DNA window GAATGTCTGCATACACACCTTACACTGCAGACAAAATACAAgacagagaaaaacaaaattttcaattcataattccaaatgcttatttttaataactgaATTGTTGGATCCAACGCATCCAAGGGGTAATCTTATTGAGTCGACCACAATAATCTCAAGATTTCCCATTGAGACGATAACATGGCTGAAGCCAATGGAAAACATAGATATGACACGATCAAGGCATCTCTCTCAATAACCACACAAGGAAGAGTAAGTATTGAAGAGGTTGGTTTTCTTCCTTTGATCAATTCATGCCTAGATAATTATTAAttggtaaaaacaaaatcaatcgcATTTGGCCTAATATCAGCTCCAGTTTCGCTTTATGAAGTAACAGGAGCTGCAATTTCttggaattaaaattttaaaaatttagcagGCGGAAAGAGGAAAGAGCAAGGAAGAAATTACCTGGATCGACATGGCTTTCTTGTTTGCTTCAAGCTGACTTCCTGCATATAGATCGGACCACAAATTCGAGTCAGTTTATGAAAAAAACCACATAGATCTCCTAGACAAACATCGAGCAGTCAGATGaactaaaagagagagagatttgggTTGCTAGGGTTTTATGAATAGTTAACTAATTACCCTTGGAACCAGCTTTTTGCTTATCCAGGTTCCTCTCGCGAGCCATCTTTGCCTTCTGCCCGTTGCCTCCtcccattttttcttcttcgatTGAACTGAGGTCGGGTGTTGGAGTGGAGGAAATGTGATTTGGGTATCTGCCGCTTTAAGATAGGAGAGAACACCCCGGCAAAACCTTCCTAGAGGATACCTATTTATCTTCAGACCC is part of the Populus trichocarpa isolate Nisqually-1 chromosome 2, P.trichocarpa_v4.1, whole genome shotgun sequence genome and encodes:
- the LOC7462852 gene encoding uncharacterized protein At2g23090 → MGGGNGQKAKMARERNLDKQKAGSKGSQLEANKKAMSIQCKVCMQTFICTTSEVKCREHAEAKHPKSDVYACFPHLKK